The following is a genomic window from Pedobacter sp. KBS0701.
TAAAATCCGGAATATGTTTTCTGATTTCAGCGGCTAAAACTTCAGGTGTAAAACTTACCCCACTAAAATTATAACTACTACGCACTGAAATCTGATCTGCAGGTGCATCCATCAGTTCAATTGTTCCGCGGATAGCATCATCCATATACATCATCGGTAATTCTGTTTCCGCATTTAAGAAACTCTGGTAACTTCCCTTTTTCAACGCATCGTGGAAAATGTGGATCGCATAATCTGTTGTACCACCTCCAGGAGCAGCTTTCCAGCTAATTAATCCCGGATAACGGATACTACGTACATCCAAACCATATTTTTGATTGTAATATTCGCACCAGCGCTCTCCTGCCAACTTGCTGATTCCATAAACGGTGTTTGGATCCATTACACAATATTGTGAAGTATTGTCTTTTGGCGAATTCGGTCCAAATACAGCGATAGAACTCGGCCAATATACTTTTGCTGTTTTATATTCTAAAGCTAAATCTAAAACATTCAATAAGCCGTTCATATTTAAATCCCAGGCCAGCTTTGGATTTTGCTCACCTGTAGCTGATAATAAAGCGGCTAAGAGGTAAACCTGTGTTGGTCTGTATTTATGAAAAATGCCATTGATCATTTCTTTATCCAGCACATTCACAAATTCAAACGGTGCAGAGTTTTTGATATCATAATCCGGCCTGCGTATATCGCACGCAACAACATGATCATCACCATATATTTTACGTAACATGGTGACCAACTCGGTACCAATTTGCCCGTTAGAGCCTAAAACAACAATTTTTTCGTGCATATTTTTTTTGAGATTGAGCAAAGGTAAAAAAATGAGATAAAAGGCAATAAAATATTTATAGATAAGAAAGAGTTAATCGGTTAATTGTTTGAACTGGTTAATTGCAGACCAGGTTTTTTAACTATTGG
Proteins encoded in this region:
- a CDS encoding NAD-dependent epimerase/dehydratase family protein, giving the protein MHEKIVVLGSNGQIGTELVTMLRKIYGDDHVVACDIRRPDYDIKNSAPFEFVNVLDKEMINGIFHKYRPTQVYLLAALLSATGEQNPKLAWDLNMNGLLNVLDLALEYKTAKVYWPSSIAVFGPNSPKDNTSQYCVMDPNTVYGISKLAGERWCEYYNQKYGLDVRSIRYPGLISWKAAPGGGTTDYAIHIFHDALKKGSYQSFLNAETELPMMYMDDAIRGTIELMDAPADQISVRSSYNFSGVSFTPEVLAAEIRKHIPDFTLTYSANDPRQQIANSWPRSIDDNYAAKDWGWKPEFDLSKLTTDMLNNLKK